In the Arachis ipaensis cultivar K30076 chromosome B10, Araip1.1, whole genome shotgun sequence genome, one interval contains:
- the LOC107622084 gene encoding olee1-like protein, which produces MLPQNVSPLNNQIILFTQHKSKTKQKLQFTMEKHSVILISFFCFLSLFGSAYSNERFYIEGKVYCDTCRLQFITKLSEFLEGATVRVECKEQEGGSVTFSKEAVTDSSGIYKLEVDGDHEDELCAVKLVKSPRSDCSEVDSELHLDQSARISITNNNGIVSPYRQANPLGFLKKERLPDCAKILKELGIREDGTPKND; this is translated from the exons ATGCTTCCACAAAATGTGTCACCTCTGAATAATCAAATCATTCTCTTCACCCAACACAaaagcaaaacaaaacaaaagttgCAATTCACAATGGAGAAGCACAGCGTGATCCTTATCTCCTTCTTTTGCTTCTTATCACTTTTCGGTTCTGCTTATTCTAATGAACGCTTCTATATTGAGGGCAAAGTATACTGTGACACATGCCGCCTCCAGTTCATCACCAAGCTCTCCGAGTTCCTTGAAG GCGCAACGGTGAGAGTTGAATGCAAGGAACAAGAGGGAGGCAGCGTTACTTTCAGCAAAGAGGCAGTGACTGACTCTAGCGGAATCTATAAACTGGAGGTGGACGGTGACCACGAAGATGAGTTATGCGCCGTGAAGCTGGTGAAGAGCCCAAGGAGCGATTGCTCAGAAGTTGACTCAGAGTTGCACCTTGACCAATCTGCAAGGATCAGCATCACCAACAACAATGGAATCGTTTCCCCTTACCGCCAGGCCAACCCTCTCGGTTTTCTCAAGAAGGAACGTCTTCCTGATTGTGCTAAGATCCTCAAGGAGCTTGGAATTCGTGAAGATGGTACCCCCAAGAATGATTAA
- the LOC107621812 gene encoding dof zinc finger protein DOF1.5: MAQVQENHQGIKLFGATITLDGGDSKEGNKKEEDQTVEKKPDKIIACPRCKSMETKFCYFNNYNVNQPRHFCKGCQRYWTAGGALRNVPVGAGRRKANKLPCRGAVSDGACLYDETSDDVHKFGLEEGLILDKWDDVAVPHGDFRQLFPAKRRRSASAPHQGQ, translated from the exons ATGGCCCAAGtgcaagaaaatcatcaagggaTCAAGCTCTTCGGAGCAACGATCACATTGGACGGTGGAGATTCAAAGGAGGgaaataagaaagaagaagatcAAACGGTGGAGAAGAAGCCAGATAAGATCATAGCGTGTCCAAGGTGCAAGAGCATGGAAACCAAGTTCTGTTACTTCAACAATTACAACGTTAACCAACCAAGGCACTTCTGCAAGGGATGCCAGAGGTACTGGACCGCCGGCGGTGCTCTCCGAAACGTCCCCGTTGGTGCCGGTCGCCGTAAGGCCAACAAGCTGCCGTGCCGCGGCGCCGTTTCCGATGGTGCTTGCTTATACGATGAAACTTCCGATGATGTCCACAAGTTTGGGTTGGAGGAAGGGTTGATTTTGGATAAGTGGGATGATGTTGCCGTCCCTCACGGTGATTTCCGGCAGCTTTTTCCGGCCAAGCGCCGGAGGTCCGCCTCAG CTCCGCATCAAGGTCAATGA
- the LOC107619954 gene encoding anthocyanidin 3-O-glucosyltransferase 5-like — MNWLDKQPSGSVVLVAFGSLGRLCAEQISELAWGLELSQQRFLWVARAEEEKDLPEGFAERTRGTGMVVDSWVPQVRVLGHVSTGAFLSHCGWNSVMESVCNGVPLIAWPLHADQMMNATMIAEEIGVAMKVKVFGREEIGRVVRGVMEGEEGKTVKERVKEVKESALKSLAKGGSSYETLDSLMLQCRKQIT, encoded by the coding sequence ATGAATTGGCTTGATAAGCAGCCTTCGGGTTCTGTAGTGCTTGTGGCGTTTGGAAGCTTAGGGAGGTTGTGTGCAGAGCAGATCAGTGAGCTAGCGTGGGGACTGGAGCTGAGTCAGCAGCGGTTTCTATGGGTGGCGCGtgctgaagaagagaaggatCTTCCCGAAGGGTTTGCTGAGAGGACACGTGGGACGGGGATGGTGGTGGATTCATGGGTCCCGCAGGTGAGGGTGTTAGGGCACGTGTCAACGGGGGCGTTCTTGTCGCACTGCGGGTGGAACTCGGTGATGGAGAGTGTGTGCAACGGGGTGCCATTGATTGCATGGCCACTTCACGCTGACCAGATGATGAATGCCACGATGATAGCTGAGGAGATTGGGGTGGCTATGAAGGTGAAGGTGTTTGGGAGGGAGGAGATAGGGAGAGTGGTGAGGGGTGTAATGGAGGGTGAAGAAGGGAAGACGGTGAAAGAGAGAGTCAAAGAGGTCAAAGAGAGTGCGTTAAAATCGTTGGCCAAAGGTGGGTCAAGTTATGAGACACTTGATTCTCTTATGCTTCAATGCCGGAAACAAATCACATGA